The Ahaetulla prasina isolate Xishuangbanna chromosome 4, ASM2864084v1, whole genome shotgun sequence genome has a window encoding:
- the LOC131197578 gene encoding unconventional myosin-Ig-like, translating into MAEQESLEFGKADFVLLDQVTMEDFLENLKLRFEKGRIYTYIGEVVVSVNPYKPLSLYGKDVIEHYRGRELYERPPHLYAVADAAYKAMKRRAMDTCVVISGESGAGKTEASKYIMQYIAAITNPSQRAEVERVKNVLLKSNGVLEAFGNAKTNRNDNSSRFGKYMDINFDFKGDPTGGHISNYLLEKSRVLKQQPGERNFHAFYQLLLGASDAKLESLHLVGDPMAYRFTKEGGSNNRSLESEKTNYQSVLDAMKVIGFTSEEISSVQKILAAILHLGNVNFICSGDEVAVEDPQLVSYLAELTSTEPESLLNSLLYRTVAAGGGEVIQKGHGCDEANYARDACAKAIYERLFCWIVTRINAIIAVKDYDPRIHGKNTVIGVLDIYGFEIFDNNSFEQFCINYCNEKLQQLFIELILQQEQQEYQREGIEWQHIEYFDNQIIVDLVEEPHKGIIAILDEACLTVGKVTDALFLETMDTRLGKHPHYTSRKLNSTDKSMEYGRDFRIKHYAGDVTQVAFLNPFLYFPFCWLKKHGGCWGILGVEVQASCLLGNSGD; encoded by the exons ATGGCAGAGCAAGAGAGTCTAGAATTTGGGAAAGCTGATTTTGTCCTCTTGGACCAGGTGACAATGGAGGACTTCCTGGAGAACCTGAAGCTCAG GTTTGAGAAGGGACGCATCTACACCTACATCGGGGAAGTTGTGGTCTCCGTTAACCCATACAAACCTCTGTCGCTCTACGGGAAGGACGTGATCGAGCATTACCGGGGTCGGGAACTCTATGAGAGGCCGCCTCACCTCTACGCCGTGGCCGACGCGGCCTACAAGGCCATGAAGAGACGGGCCATGGACACCTGTGTGGTCATCTCAG GAGAAAGTGGGGCCGGAAAAACCGAAGCCAGCAAATACATCATGCAATATATCGCGGCCATCACCAATCCGAGCCAGAGGGCTGAAGTGGAAAG GGTGAAAAATGTCCTGCTCAAATCCAATGGCGTTCTGGAGGCCTTCGGCAACGCCAAAACCAACCGCAACGACAATTCCAGCCGGTTCGGCAAATACATGGACATCAATTTCGACTTCAAGGGAGATCCTACGGGAGGACACATCAGCAACTACCTGTTGGAAAAG TCGCGGGTCCTCAAACAGCAACCAGGCGAGAGGAACTTCCATGCCTTCTACCAG TTGCTTCTTGGTGCCTCCGACGCAAAGCTGGAATCTCTCCACTTGGTTGGAGACCCAATGGCCTACAGGTTTACCAAGGAAGGTGGTAGTAATAACAGG TCTTTGGAGAGTGAGAAAACCAACTATCAATCCGTCCTGGATGCCATGAAAGTGATCGGTTTTACTTCTGAAGAGATCAGTTCCGTGCAGAAGATCCTGGCAGCCATTTTACACTTG GGCAACGTGAATTTCATCTGCTCTGGCGACGAGGTGGCCGTCGAAGACCCACAACTGGTGTCCTACCTGGCGGAGTTGACCTCCACCGAGCCGGAGAGCCTCCTGAACAGCCTCCTGTATCGGACGGTGGCTGCAGGCGGTGGGGAGGTCATCCAAAAAGGCCACGGTTGCGATGAAGCGAACTACGCGCGGGATGCTTGCGCCAAG GCTATTTACGAGCGGCTGTTTTGTTGGATCGTGACCCGTATCAACGCAATCATCGCGGTCAAGGACTATGATCCTCGTATCCACGGCAAAAATACGGTCATTGGTGTCTTGGACATTTATGGCTTTGAGATCTTCGACAACAACAG CTTTGAGCAGTTTTGTATCAACTACTGCAACGAGAAACTTCAGCAGCTGTTCATCGAGTTGATCCTCCAGCAGGAACAGCAGGAATACCAGCGCGAGGGGATCGAATGGCAACAC ATTGAATATTTTGACAATCAAATCATCGTCGATCTGGTGGAAGAGCCACACAAAGGGATCATCGCGATCCTGGACGAAGCTTGCTTGACTGTAGGCAAAGTCACCGATGCCCTTTTCCTGGAGACCATGGATACCAGGCTTGGCAAGCACCCCCATTATACCAGCAGGAAG CTCAATTCCACTGACAAATCCATGGAGTATGGACGCGATTTCCGGATCAAGCATTACGCGGGAGACGTTACGCAAGTGGCTTTCCTTAATCCTTTCCTTTACTTCCCCTTCTGCTGGTTGAAGAAGCATGGCGgttgttggggaattctgggagttgaagtccaagcatcCTGcctattggggaattctggggattaa